A window of [Ruminococcus] lactaris ATCC 29176 genomic DNA:
ACAGAATACGCCGACAGCTCCATCAAGTACACGGAGTGAACGCTCAACCTCTACAGTGAAGTCAACGTGTCCCGGAGTATCAATGATATTGATACGATGCTCTAACGCACCCGGTTTCACTTTTGTCTTCTCTTCCAATGTCCAGTGACATGTTGTAGCGGCTGAAGTAATTGTGATACCTCTTTCCTGCTCCTGTTCCATCCAGTCCATGGTAGCAGTACCTTCATGAGTATCACCAATCTTATAGTTAACACCGGTATAGTAAAGAATACGCTCTGTCAGTGTAGTCTTACCAGCATCAATATGAGCCATAATACCGATATTTCTGGTTCTCTCTAATGGATATTCTCTTCCAGCCAAGATTTTTTCCTCCTAAAATAATTAGAAACGATAGTGAGCAAACGCTTTGTTTGCTTCTGCCATCTTGTGCATATCTTCTTTTCTCTTTACAGCTCCACCTGTATTGTTAGCTGCATCAAGAATTTCATTTGCCAGTCTTTCTTCCTGTGTCTTCTCGCCTCTCTGACGTGAATACATAGTCAACCAGCGAAGTGCAAGTGCCTGTCTTCTGTCAGCTCTTACTTCGATCGGTACCTGGTATGTTGCTCCACCGATACGTCTTGCTTTAACTTCAAGAACTGGCATCATGTTGTTCATAGCCTCTTCAAACACTTCAATAGCCGGCTTCTCAGCCTTAGCTTCTACTCTTTCAAATGCTCCGTATACAATCTTCTGTGCTACGCCTTTCTTACCATCCAGCATGATGTTGTTGATAAGTTTGGTAACAACTTTATTGTTGTATATTGGATCCGCTAATACATCTCTCTTCTGAGTATGTCCTTTACGTGGCACGGTCCTTCCCTCCTTAATCATATTTTCCGGTTTCACCGGGATTAATTCATCGGTACTCACATGTGTCTTTCTATGAGATCACATTCCATGTGCTCGCAGCCGCGAAATCTATATAGCATCCGCAACCTACGACTAATCATAGTTCTGTTTGTGATACGATTTAACTATTAGTTACACTTAATCTGAAATACTATACTGCGATCCGCGACTTATTTCTTAGCGTCTTTCGGTCTCTTAGCACCGTATTTAGAACGAGCCTGTCTTCTCTTAGCAACACCTGCTGTATCAAGTGTTCCACGGATGATGTGGTATCTTGTACCTGGCAGGTCCTTAACTCTTCCTCCACGGATCATAACTACGCTATGCTCCTGAAGGTTGTGTCCTTCTCCTGGGATGTAGCTTGTTACTTCGATTCCGTTTGACAGACGAACTCTGGCGATCTTTCTCAGAGCTGAGTTAGGCTTCTTAGGTGTAGCTGTCTTAACTGCTGTACACACACCTCTCTTCTGTGGTGCAGATACATTAGTTGCACGCTTCTTCAGTGAGTTATATCCTTTCTGAAGTGCCGGTGCTGTAGATTTCTTCTCAGAAGTCTGACGTCCTTTTCTAACTAACTGGTTAAATGTTGGCATTCTTTTCACCTCCTATGAATTATTCGTTACCTTGGGCTTATGCCTCAAGGGGCTGCGGATAATCAAATCATTATCCTTTTTTGTGCATCAAAAGAACATTGCCTTTTTTCGCACGCTCGTTCAGTTTATTACGTTTATCGCCGAAAGTCAAGGCTTTTTCGCATTTTTGGCATAAAAAATAACAGAGTACACTCTCTTCTCTTCAGAAAATGTCCTCTGTTATTTTCCTGAGCAAAATCCACTTTCCGTCATGTCCTTCTGACAATCCTTTTCCGGCAGAAATAATTTCCACTCTTTTCTGCCTCAAGCGATTTTATTTTAATATGCTTTGCCCCAGTATACCATGTGCTTTGCAGGCTTGCCACAGCAGATACATACATCGGAAAGCTGTTCTTCTTCCTCCGGGATACATCTGGAAGTTGCTCCGCCTGTCTGTGCTTTGATCTCTTCTTCACACGCTTCATCACCGCACCACATTGCCTTGATAAATCCAAGATTTTCATTGAATTTCTCGTTCATCTCGTCCATGGTAGTCGCTGTATTGATATGTGCCTCAAGGAATGTCTTTGCTTTCTCGAACATGTCCTTCTGCATCGTCTCAAGAACCTCTGCCAGCTTTGTTGTAATCTCATCGAGAGAAACTACGATCTTTTCTCTTGTATCACGACGAACGATAACCGCCTGATTATTCTCAATATCCTTCGGTCCGATCTCAATACGTGTCGGGATTCCGAGAATCTCCTGTCCGCTGAACTTCCATCCCGGTGCTTTGTCTGAATCATCGATCTTCGCTTTGTATCCTGCTGCCTTCAATGTATCAAGAAGTTCATTTGCCTTATCAAGTACGCCTTCCTTATGCTGGGCGATCGGGATCACCATCGTCTGAACCGGTGCAACTCTCGGTGGAATCACAAGACCGCTGTCATCTCCGTGTACCATGATCAATGCTCCGATTACTCTTGTGGACATTCCCCAGGATGTCTCGTAAACTTCATGCAGTTCATTATTTTTATCTGAATACTGGATACCGAATGCGTTCGGGAATGCACTTCCGAAGAAATGGCTGGTTCCTGACTGAAGAGCTTTTCCGTCATGCATCAGTGCTTCGATCGTGTAAGTATCCTGAGCTCCCGCA
This region includes:
- the proS gene encoding proline--tRNA ligase, with protein sequence MAKKLVQNITAREEDFAQWYTDVVREAKLCDYSGVKGCMNYLPNGYALWENIQKELDARFKETGVENVYLPVMIPESLLQKEKDHIEGFAPEVAWVTHGGTEPLQERFCIRPTSETLFCDVWSKTVQSYRDLPKVWNQWCSVLRWEKTTRPFLRSREFLWQEGHTIHATYEEAEERTKQMWRVYRDFVQDVLAIPVVSGRKTESEKFAGAQDTYTIEALMHDGKALQSGTSHFFGSAFPNAFGIQYSDKNNELHEVYETSWGMSTRVIGALIMVHGDDSGLVIPPRVAPVQTMVIPIAQHKEGVLDKANELLDTLKAAGYKAKIDDSDKAPGWKFSGQEILGIPTRIEIGPKDIENNQAVIVRRDTREKIVVSLDEITTKLAEVLETMQKDMFEKAKTFLEAHINTATTMDEMNEKFNENLGFIKAMWCGDEACEEEIKAQTGGATSRCIPEEEEQLSDVCICCGKPAKHMVYWGKAY
- the rpsL gene encoding 30S ribosomal protein S12, which codes for MPTFNQLVRKGRQTSEKKSTAPALQKGYNSLKKRATNVSAPQKRGVCTAVKTATPKKPNSALRKIARVRLSNGIEVTSYIPGEGHNLQEHSVVMIRGGRVKDLPGTRYHIIRGTLDTAGVAKRRQARSKYGAKRPKDAKK
- the rpsG gene encoding 30S ribosomal protein S7, with amino-acid sequence MPRKGHTQKRDVLADPIYNNKVVTKLINNIMLDGKKGVAQKIVYGAFERVEAKAEKPAIEVFEEAMNNMMPVLEVKARRIGGATYQVPIEVRADRRQALALRWLTMYSRQRGEKTQEERLANEILDAANNTGGAVKRKEDMHKMAEANKAFAHYRF